Proteins from a single region of Crassaminicella profunda:
- a CDS encoding M23 family metallopeptidase: MGLKKWSKNSSLYKLLDKEGFYIILFLCICIVATTAVWVTKKNIEEFTAEDIKNPSLEENESLDSMDMGLNAHESTIIVEEIEEDEKLEATSSNVVESKPKEVKEEVKKEVVKNKKIEMIKPVTGEKGMDYAANRLIYSKTLDQYTTHNGIDIMASENTPVVAALEGKVVEVVTDSQLGITIALSHGDQMITKYANLNTGDLVKVGDWVEKGQRISGVGKTALFETLEEPHLHFEVLIDGKNVNPNGFLSNKN; the protein is encoded by the coding sequence ATGGGTTTGAAAAAATGGTCAAAAAATAGTAGTCTTTATAAACTTTTGGATAAGGAAGGATTTTATATCATTTTATTCCTATGTATATGTATTGTCGCAACAACAGCAGTGTGGGTTACTAAGAAAAATATAGAAGAATTCACAGCAGAAGATATTAAAAACCCATCATTAGAAGAAAATGAGTCGTTAGATTCTATGGATATGGGATTGAATGCTCATGAGTCTACTATTATTGTTGAGGAAATTGAAGAGGATGAGAAGTTAGAAGCTACATCTTCAAATGTTGTTGAGTCAAAGCCTAAAGAAGTCAAAGAAGAAGTAAAAAAAGAAGTAGTGAAAAATAAAAAAATAGAAATGATCAAGCCTGTAACAGGGGAAAAGGGTATGGATTATGCAGCCAATCGGTTAATCTATTCTAAAACATTAGATCAATATACTACACACAATGGAATAGATATTATGGCTTCAGAAAATACGCCTGTTGTTGCAGCATTAGAAGGAAAAGTTGTAGAAGTTGTAACAGATTCTCAACTTGGAATTACCATTGCATTATCCCATGGAGACCAAATGATTACAAAATATGCAAATCTCAATACAGGGGATTTGGTAAAGGTTGGAGATTGGGTAGAGAAAGGACAAAGGATTAGCGGAGTTGGCAAAACGGCTCTATTTGAAACATTAGAGGAGCCCCATCTTCATTTTGAAGTCTTAATAGATGGAAAAAATGTGAATCCGAATGGATTTTTATCTAATAAAAACTAA
- the spoIIID gene encoding sporulation transcriptional regulator SpoIIID: MKDYIEERAMEIAEYIINEKATVRQTAKVFGVSKSTVHKDVTERLPKINPLVASQVKRILDKNKAERHIRGGKATRMKYRSIHE; encoded by the coding sequence TTGAAAGATTACATAGAAGAAAGAGCAATGGAAATAGCTGAATATATTATAAATGAAAAAGCTACCGTTCGCCAAACCGCCAAAGTGTTTGGGGTAAGCAAAAGCACAGTGCATAAGGATGTAACTGAACGCCTTCCTAAGATAAACCCTCTAGTTGCAAGTCAAGTAAAAAGAATACTTGATAAAAATAAAGCAGAAAGACATATAAGAGGCGGTAAAGCAACAAGGATGAAATATAGAAGCATTCACGAATAG
- a CDS encoding rod shape-determining protein, translating to MFGLGMEVGIDLGTASVLVFIKGKGIVLKEPSVVAIDKNTNHLLAVGEEARRMLGRTPGNIVAIRPLKDGVISDYEVTERMLRYFIQKTCGKRKFFKPKIIVCVPSGVTEVEKRAAIEATSEAGGGTTYLIEEPIAAAIGAGLDISKPDGNMVVDIGGGTADVAVISLGGVVASRSIKCAGDRFDQSIVKYMRKKHNLLIGERTAENLKMTIGSAYPRTKILTAECRGRDLVSGLPRTIKVTSEEMLYALAEPVMAIADAVHAVLERTPPELAADISDRGIVMTGGGSLLDGLNKLIEERTGIPTYIAEDPIECVAKGTGASLESISVLEKSMMSSKDFRRSR from the coding sequence ATGTTTGGATTAGGAATGGAAGTAGGTATTGACTTAGGTACGGCTAGTGTTTTGGTATTTATAAAAGGAAAGGGAATTGTCTTAAAAGAACCTTCCGTAGTAGCTATTGATAAAAATACCAATCATCTTTTAGCAGTTGGAGAAGAAGCAAGAAGAATGCTAGGAAGAACACCAGGAAACATTGTTGCTATAAGACCATTAAAGGACGGTGTGATTTCTGATTATGAAGTGACAGAAAGAATGCTTCGCTATTTTATACAAAAAACTTGTGGGAAAAGAAAATTTTTCAAGCCTAAAATTATTGTTTGTGTACCTAGTGGTGTAACAGAAGTAGAAAAAAGAGCAGCTATAGAAGCAACTAGTGAAGCTGGCGGTGGGACTACTTATTTGATAGAAGAACCTATTGCAGCAGCTATTGGAGCCGGACTTGATATATCTAAACCAGATGGAAATATGGTTGTAGATATTGGGGGCGGAACAGCAGATGTGGCAGTAATTTCTCTAGGAGGGGTAGTTGCAAGTAGGTCTATTAAATGTGCAGGAGATAGATTTGATCAATCCATTGTAAAATATATGAGGAAAAAACATAATCTTTTAATCGGAGAGAGAACAGCGGAAAACTTAAAAATGACTATTGGATCAGCCTATCCAAGAACAAAGATCTTAACGGCTGAATGTAGAGGACGAGATTTGGTTTCAGGACTTCCAAGAACCATTAAAGTAACTTCTGAAGAAATGTTGTATGCCCTTGCAGAGCCAGTTATGGCTATTGCTGATGCTGTTCATGCAGTTCTTGAGAGAACACCACCAGAACTTGCTGCAGATATTAGTGACAGAGGGATCGTTATGACAGGTGGAGGATCTTTACTAGATGGACTCAATAAACTCATTGAAGAGAGAACTGGAATTCCTACTTATATTGCAGAAGATCCTATTGAATGCGTGGCGAAGGGAACAGGAGCATCCCTTGAGTCTATTAGTGTTTTAGAAAAGAGTATGATGAGTAGTAAGGATTTTAGAAGATCTAGGTAA
- a CDS encoding flagellar hook-basal body protein: MLRGLYTATSAMKTNNKKLEVITNNIANIDTVAYKKDLVVSESFPETLIKKINAPMDFTNMEATRKVTVNKEDNLYEVNTTGGYFKVKTPNGESYHKDLKFTVNEDGYLSTYYKDLNGEIDTKSGYLLLGNKGPIKIGDGELQINERGQVLVGGNVVDNLVMPVSPNTIGTLNAGVRLDRVYVNHEQGQLYETDNNLDVGIKGRGFFKVETPAGLRYTRDGSFALNKDHELVTLDGYKVEGFDGPIILDGSDISINELGEIMVDGEYMDTIQVVDIENRKDLRKEASNMYRMAEGVQGKEAEFTGQVVQGFLEKSNVNAVKEMVKMMSLFRNYESGQKIVKAYDDTLGKAVNEVGKV, from the coding sequence ATGCTCAGGGGACTTTATACGGCAACGTCTGCTATGAAGACGAATAACAAAAAATTGGAGGTTATTACCAATAACATTGCAAATATTGATACAGTAGCATATAAAAAAGACTTAGTTGTTTCAGAGTCTTTTCCAGAGACTTTGATAAAAAAAATTAATGCACCTATGGATTTTACAAATATGGAAGCTACTAGAAAAGTGACGGTAAACAAAGAAGATAACTTATATGAAGTAAATACTACCGGTGGATATTTTAAAGTAAAGACACCTAATGGAGAGAGTTATCATAAGGATTTAAAATTTACGGTGAATGAAGATGGATACCTGAGCACATATTATAAAGATCTTAATGGGGAGATTGATACAAAATCAGGCTATTTACTTTTAGGGAACAAAGGACCCATCAAAATAGGAGATGGAGAACTGCAGATCAATGAGCGGGGACAAGTACTAGTAGGTGGAAATGTAGTAGATAATTTAGTTATGCCCGTATCCCCTAACACTATTGGAACCTTAAATGCTGGAGTAAGGCTGGATAGAGTTTATGTAAACCATGAACAAGGACAACTCTATGAGACGGACAATAATTTAGATGTAGGGATAAAAGGTAGAGGATTTTTCAAAGTTGAAACACCAGCAGGATTGCGTTATACAAGAGATGGAAGCTTTGCTTTGAACAAAGATCATGAACTTGTTACATTAGATGGATATAAGGTAGAAGGTTTTGATGGGCCTATTATTTTGGATGGATCAGATATATCCATTAATGAATTAGGAGAAATTATGGTAGACGGTGAATATATGGATACCATACAAGTGGTCGATATAGAAAACAGGAAGGACCTAAGGAAAGAAGCAAGCAATATGTATAGAATGGCAGAAGGTGTACAAGGGAAAGAAGCTGAATTTACAGGACAAGTTGTTCAAGGATTTTTAGAAAAATCAAATGTGAATGCTGTAAAAGAAATGGTGAAAATGATGAGCCTTTTTAGAAACTATGAATCAGGACAAAAAATCGTCAAAGCGTATGATGATACATTAGGAAAAGCTGTAAATGAGGTTGGAAAAGTATAG
- the flgG gene encoding flagellar basal-body rod protein FlgG: MRALWTAASGMKAQQLNVDTISNNLANVNTTGYKKQRVEFKDLLYEQLTSKSIDQGEGRPVNLEIGYGVMPMATLRSFGKGNLEQTNNDLDFAIDGDGFFQVRDANDNIFYTKDGSFKLSVEDDEARLVTSDGYFVQAEGADIELGSDVKEITVSPEGKINVKRKGEEDWEELGQMTLVKFPNPAGLEAIGQNLYKATNASGEAIEAEDGDAGTIKQGFLESSNVSVVEEMVKMITAQRAYEINSKSIQTADQMLEQANNLRR; the protein is encoded by the coding sequence ATGAGAGCACTATGGACTGCTGCATCGGGAATGAAAGCACAGCAATTGAATGTTGATACCATATCAAACAACTTAGCCAATGTAAATACTACTGGATATAAAAAGCAAAGGGTAGAATTTAAAGACTTATTATATGAGCAATTAACGAGCAAAAGTATAGATCAAGGAGAAGGAAGACCCGTAAATCTTGAAATAGGATATGGTGTTATGCCAATGGCAACCCTTCGTTCATTCGGGAAAGGAAACCTTGAACAAACAAACAATGATTTAGATTTTGCTATAGATGGGGATGGATTCTTCCAAGTAAGAGATGCAAATGACAACATATTCTATACAAAAGATGGAAGTTTTAAACTAAGTGTAGAAGATGATGAAGCAAGACTCGTTACATCAGATGGATATTTTGTACAAGCAGAAGGTGCTGATATAGAGCTAGGCAGCGATGTTAAAGAAATTACTGTTTCTCCAGAAGGAAAGATCAATGTAAAAAGAAAAGGAGAAGAGGATTGGGAAGAACTTGGGCAAATGACTCTAGTAAAATTTCCAAATCCTGCTGGTCTTGAAGCAATCGGACAAAACCTATATAAAGCAACCAATGCATCAGGTGAAGCCATAGAAGCAGAAGATGGAGATGCAGGAACGATCAAACAAGGATTCTTAGAAAGCTCTAATGTATCTGTAGTAGAAGAAATGGTAAAAATGATCACTGCTCAAAGAGCCTATGAAATCAACTCAAAATCAATCCAAACAGCAGACCAGATGTTAGAGCAGGCAAATAATCTAAGAAGGTAG
- a CDS encoding rod-binding protein, producing the protein MMKINPVSMSSMNKAQYEKSKIKSNSFEKVFEQAKTSKDEKKLMDACRQFESVFINMMMKNMRSTIHEDGIIEKSYGREIFEGMLDEKLAEEASKGNGMGLAKQMYDQLSKNMK; encoded by the coding sequence ATGATGAAAATCAATCCAGTTTCAATGTCTTCTATGAATAAAGCTCAATATGAAAAAAGTAAAATAAAGAGCAATTCCTTTGAAAAAGTTTTTGAACAAGCAAAAACATCAAAAGATGAAAAAAAGCTTATGGATGCTTGCAGACAATTTGAATCCGTATTTATCAATATGATGATGAAAAATATGAGAAGCACCATTCATGAAGATGGTATCATAGAAAAAAGCTATGGACGAGAAATTTTTGAGGGCATGCTAGATGAAAAATTAGCTGAAGAAGCATCTAAAGGGAATGGAATGGGACTTGCAAAACAGATGTATGATCAGCTTTCTAAGAATATGAAATAA
- the fabZ gene encoding 3-hydroxyacyl-ACP dehydratase FabZ produces the protein MLNNIEIQKIIPHRYPFLLVDKIIEMEPGKKAVGIKNVTINEPFFQGHFPGNPIMPGVLQVEALAQVGAVSVLSMEEHKGKLALFTGIENAKFRRQVVPGDTLRLEVEMSKMRRGMGKGEAVAYVGDEVACKATIKFAVVDGE, from the coding sequence ATGTTAAATAATATAGAAATTCAAAAAATCATCCCGCATAGATATCCATTTTTACTAGTAGACAAAATTATTGAAATGGAACCAGGGAAGAAAGCAGTAGGAATTAAAAATGTGACTATAAACGAACCATTTTTTCAAGGACACTTTCCAGGAAATCCTATCATGCCAGGAGTCCTTCAAGTAGAAGCTTTGGCGCAAGTTGGAGCAGTATCAGTACTTTCTATGGAAGAGCATAAAGGGAAATTAGCATTATTTACTGGTATTGAAAATGCGAAATTTAGAAGACAAGTAGTTCCTGGAGATACATTAAGACTTGAAGTTGAGATGTCTAAAATGCGTAGAGGTATGGGAAAAGGAGAAGCTGTAGCTTATGTAGGAGATGAAGTTGCTTGTAAAGCGACGATTAAGTTTGCAGTGGTTGATGGGGAGTAA
- a CDS encoding GumC family protein, which translates to MEQQTQYDEISLRELIEVLLKQKKLIIGVTAVCVLAAFVLSFFVMEPVYEAKTVLMASNITDKYKAKQRGEGIEGILDSVAEIPDLTIETYKEQLKNPVILEETIKELGLDKKEMTRLDLANIIELETIKDTNLIAIKVKNTDKKLAAEIANTLSKKFVNFIATKSKEQANKSSNSIEEQKDVQKQKLDDVLVEYKDFLAQPKGVKELQADIDAKIKLVTDYKTKLAEEKVNEQQLRAKINRAEDELKTTPEKVALKKSLSDDPYMSQVATENSTESSSDLFGVSIEVEEKNDNYYLLKQTLSDFKIQLSESTAKQQNLRKEITRAQNELEKLQVDFAEKQHDERIITNKVDLAQSTYDAFNKKLEEISIAQSSILEDANIIIETPALEPIKPVSPNKKLNVVIAGVLGIMIGVFLAFFREYWKSTEGISNNGMKAAN; encoded by the coding sequence ATGGAGCAACAAACACAATATGATGAAATCAGTTTGAGAGAACTGATTGAAGTATTATTAAAACAAAAAAAATTAATTATAGGGGTTACAGCTGTATGTGTTTTAGCAGCTTTTGTACTAAGTTTCTTTGTAATGGAACCCGTATATGAAGCGAAAACCGTCTTGATGGCTTCAAACATAACAGATAAATACAAAGCAAAACAAAGAGGAGAAGGGATTGAAGGAATATTAGATTCAGTAGCAGAGATTCCTGACCTGACTATTGAAACATACAAAGAACAATTAAAAAATCCAGTGATTCTAGAAGAAACCATAAAAGAATTGGGATTAGACAAAAAAGAGATGACAAGACTTGATTTGGCAAACATAATTGAACTTGAGACCATCAAGGATACAAATTTAATTGCTATCAAAGTAAAGAATACAGATAAAAAATTAGCAGCAGAAATTGCAAACACTTTATCAAAAAAGTTTGTAAATTTTATTGCAACAAAATCTAAAGAACAAGCCAATAAATCATCTAATTCTATTGAGGAACAGAAAGACGTACAAAAACAAAAGTTAGATGATGTTTTAGTAGAGTACAAAGACTTTTTAGCACAACCAAAAGGCGTAAAAGAGCTTCAAGCAGATATTGATGCAAAGATCAAATTGGTTACAGATTATAAAACAAAATTAGCAGAAGAAAAAGTAAATGAACAGCAATTAAGAGCAAAAATCAATCGAGCAGAAGATGAATTAAAAACAACTCCAGAAAAAGTAGCTTTAAAGAAATCTCTTTCAGATGATCCATATATGTCACAAGTAGCTACAGAGAATTCTACTGAATCTAGTAGTGATTTATTTGGTGTATCGATAGAGGTTGAAGAAAAAAATGATAATTATTATTTATTAAAACAGACGCTATCGGATTTTAAAATACAATTATCAGAAAGTACAGCAAAACAACAAAACTTAAGAAAAGAAATCACAAGAGCACAAAACGAATTAGAAAAGCTTCAAGTAGATTTTGCAGAAAAGCAGCATGATGAACGAATTATTACAAATAAAGTAGATTTAGCTCAATCAACATACGATGCATTTAATAAAAAATTAGAAGAAATAAGTATTGCTCAATCTTCTATTTTAGAGGATGCAAATATTATTATAGAAACACCAGCATTAGAACCAATTAAACCTGTGTCACCAAATAAAAAGTTAAATGTAGTTATTGCAGGTGTATTAGGAATTATGATTGGAGTATTCTTAGCATTTTTTAGAGAATATTGGAAGAGCACAGAAGGTATAAGTAATAATGGCATGAAAGCTGCCAATTAA
- a CDS encoding O-antigen ligase family protein: protein MFFEKELLPTHIFTFGLGIAWFFTKIRSKGKIIRSIPDILGLAIVGMYFISIFYGVNTRLAIGEFLKYANYYMIYLLVRDFTADDEKNKKTILNVLLLSGVVVSIIGIGSAIGTFSYNGAFVHGRINSTFQYPNALASYLFALFIVALGLLQNSKNIKEKFFYSGIANLFIFTFIPTFSRGMWILAPIIAIVYLALVPKNKKIETFIYGLIMGIPAIVFSSIFIKGIEKSNVFVQWGLVIVSILGTIGVVYLCEKKLRSFRGNLCKYVFVRGLIVIFILSILGGIAFNTTQPLTLSNVENENNEWRSIYRNISDVFQNEEYRLEVNVTVKNPKDKPYAGRIDIYSVNDEGELERLTQKNIVESKPLILNFTTTDTTEVIRIYFRNYYSNTEVIFNEAELYDEQKAEKIKDIKLKYKYIPESLVARINSYSANDNSIQARTNFYRDGFNVIKDYSILGAGGGAWETLYFTYQSYLYWTTQAHNYFMQLWIEIGILGLIVYITFIGILLWNMYKGIKNLDNVKTKLMQVTICTGWLTLFIHSIMDFDLSLGAISILLWTLLGLTNQSQLNIKKKEINNRLRYIPMMICMLLVIGCWNLNFGQKNIKKAIVYVQSNDIQNAIQYFERATKNDPFNGFYHMDLASLYAMIGKQEKQYSEKAIKEIKRAVELESYNVKVLKKAAQIYMQMGELDKGLDYMDKAVKVQPMNPDNYADQTQTYLAVGKHYIDTNNQKGIAIIADEIPNLKAVLNNNSQSSLHPFKYDKNLHNQLQKLDYFWEYKNNMEKLKGLNKVIVYSQFNMDLDKNGIPDGLEIWNTEEGNLRVKKEDEYILLTNRGDDYGILYTEKLSLQEERKYKLEIEYSSTLKDEDFDLYVYDLTNKSKVIAKLENVKRTKEFIKVALDIMVPKGVVAGKQKVGIVHRGKSNEVIKIKNINIIQK from the coding sequence TTGTTCTTTGAAAAAGAGCTTTTACCTACTCATATCTTTACCTTTGGATTAGGGATTGCATGGTTTTTTACTAAAATAAGATCTAAAGGGAAAATTATTCGCTCTATTCCTGATATCCTAGGATTAGCGATTGTGGGGATGTATTTTATTTCTATCTTTTATGGGGTAAATACTAGACTTGCCATAGGTGAGTTTTTAAAATATGCAAATTATTATATGATATATTTGTTAGTGAGGGATTTTACAGCAGATGATGAAAAAAATAAGAAGACTATATTAAATGTGTTACTTTTAAGTGGTGTAGTTGTTTCTATTATAGGCATTGGAAGTGCTATTGGAACTTTTAGTTATAATGGAGCATTTGTTCATGGACGTATAAACTCTACTTTTCAGTATCCTAATGCGTTAGCTTCTTATTTATTTGCTTTGTTTATAGTGGCGCTAGGATTGTTGCAAAATAGCAAGAATATAAAAGAAAAGTTTTTCTATAGTGGGATTGCAAATTTATTTATATTCACTTTCATTCCTACTTTTTCAAGGGGAATGTGGATATTAGCGCCTATTATTGCTATTGTATACTTGGCTTTAGTACCTAAAAATAAGAAAATAGAAACATTTATTTATGGATTGATTATGGGTATACCTGCTATAGTTTTTTCATCGATATTCATCAAGGGAATTGAAAAGAGCAATGTGTTTGTGCAATGGGGATTAGTAATTGTTTCAATTTTGGGGACAATAGGAGTTGTTTATTTATGTGAGAAGAAACTAAGAAGTTTTCGTGGAAATTTATGTAAATATGTTTTTGTTAGAGGATTGATAGTTATTTTTATATTATCTATATTAGGTGGAATTGCATTTAATACAACTCAACCATTAACTTTATCAAATGTAGAAAATGAAAATAACGAATGGCGATCTATATATAGAAATATATCAGACGTTTTTCAAAATGAAGAGTATCGATTGGAAGTGAATGTTACAGTAAAAAATCCAAAAGATAAACCTTATGCGGGAAGAATTGATATATACAGTGTGAATGATGAAGGGGAATTAGAAAGACTGACCCAAAAAAATATTGTGGAGAGCAAACCTTTAATATTGAATTTTACAACAACAGATACAACAGAAGTAATTAGAATATATTTTAGAAATTATTACAGTAATACGGAAGTGATATTTAATGAAGCAGAATTATATGATGAACAGAAAGCAGAAAAGATTAAGGATATAAAGCTAAAGTATAAGTATATTCCTGAAAGCTTAGTAGCAAGAATAAATAGTTATAGTGCTAATGATAATAGTATTCAGGCAAGAACGAATTTTTATAGAGATGGTTTTAATGTTATCAAAGATTATTCTATTCTTGGTGCTGGTGGTGGTGCATGGGAAACACTTTATTTTACCTATCAATCTTATCTATATTGGACTACTCAGGCACATAATTATTTTATGCAACTGTGGATAGAAATTGGTATACTAGGACTAATAGTATATATTACTTTTATAGGCATATTATTATGGAATATGTATAAAGGAATAAAGAATCTTGACAATGTAAAAACAAAATTGATGCAAGTGACGATTTGTACCGGATGGTTGACGTTATTTATACACAGCATAATGGATTTTGATCTATCGTTAGGAGCAATATCTATATTACTATGGACACTTCTTGGGTTAACCAATCAAAGTCAGTTAAACATAAAAAAGAAAGAAATAAATAATCGTTTGAGATATATTCCGATGATGATATGTATGTTACTAGTAATAGGATGCTGGAATTTGAATTTTGGACAGAAAAACATTAAAAAGGCTATAGTGTATGTACAGAGTAATGATATACAAAATGCTATACAATATTTTGAAAGGGCTACAAAAAACGATCCATTCAATGGTTTTTATCATATGGATTTGGCAAGCTTGTATGCAATGATAGGGAAACAAGAAAAGCAATATAGTGAAAAAGCTATAAAGGAAATTAAAAGGGCTGTTGAACTAGAATCTTATAATGTGAAAGTGCTAAAAAAAGCGGCACAAATATATATGCAAATGGGAGAACTTGATAAAGGATTAGATTATATGGATAAAGCGGTAAAAGTTCAGCCTATGAATCCAGATAATTATGCAGATCAAACACAAACATATTTAGCTGTAGGCAAGCATTACATTGATACAAATAATCAAAAGGGTATAGCTATAATTGCTGATGAAATCCCTAATCTGAAAGCTGTATTAAATAATAATAGTCAAAGTTCATTACATCCTTTCAAATATGATAAAAATTTACACAATCAACTTCAAAAATTAGATTACTTTTGGGAATATAAAAACAATATGGAAAAATTAAAGGGGTTGAATAAAGTTATTGTTTATAGTCAATTTAATATGGATCTAGATAAGAATGGGATTCCAGACGGGCTAGAGATATGGAATACTGAAGAAGGAAATTTGCGAGTGAAAAAAGAAGATGAATATATATTACTTACAAATAGAGGTGATGATTATGGCATACTTTATACTGAGAAGCTATCACTTCAAGAAGAAAGAAAGTATAAGTTAGAAATTGAGTATAGTAGCACTTTAAAAGATGAAGATTTTGATTTATATGTATATGACCTAACAAATAAGTCTAAAGTTATAGCAAAATTAGAAAATGTAAAAAGAACTAAAGAGTTTATAAAAGTAGCATTAGATATTATGGTTCCTAAGGGTGTAGTAGCTGGGAAACAGAAAGTGGGCATTGTGCATAGAGGAAAAAGTAATGAAGTAATAAAAATCAAAAATATTAATATAATTCAAAAGTAA
- a CDS encoding DegT/DnrJ/EryC1/StrS family aminotransferase, giving the protein MRGKIYLASPHMSDEGYEMKYIQEAFDTNWIAPLGKNVNEFEKELATKIGIKASAALASGSAAIHLALKAAGVEQGDIVFCQDLTFSATANPIIYQNATPVFIDSDYETWNMDPVALEKAFEKYPNVKAVLVVHLYGLSADMDRIVEICKKHNVVLIEDAAESLGTYYKGKHTGTFGDYGIFSFNGNKIITTSGGGMLVSNNVEKIDKARFWATQARDRARHYQHSELGFNYRMSNIVAGIGRGQLNVLDKRVEKKKYIFEFYKRELGELDGVEMMPVNEWDEPNYWLSCMILSGKVRPLEIMEALEKDNIESRPIWKPMHMQPFFAGYDFIGDGVSEKLFENGVCLPSDTKMDDEDLNRIVKIIKGVF; this is encoded by the coding sequence ATGAGGGGAAAAATATACCTTGCATCACCGCATATGAGTGATGAAGGTTATGAAATGAAATATATACAAGAAGCATTTGATACCAATTGGATAGCTCCTCTTGGAAAGAATGTGAATGAGTTTGAAAAAGAGCTTGCAACTAAAATAGGTATTAAAGCGTCTGCTGCATTAGCATCTGGGAGTGCGGCTATTCATTTGGCACTTAAAGCTGCTGGGGTAGAACAAGGAGATATCGTTTTTTGTCAAGATCTTACCTTCTCAGCTACAGCTAATCCGATTATTTATCAGAATGCAACCCCGGTATTTATTGATAGTGATTATGAGACTTGGAACATGGACCCAGTAGCTCTGGAGAAAGCATTTGAAAAGTATCCGAATGTAAAGGCAGTATTGGTTGTTCATCTCTATGGATTGTCTGCTGACATGGATAGGATTGTTGAGATATGTAAGAAGCATAATGTTGTATTAATTGAAGATGCTGCTGAAAGCTTGGGTACTTATTATAAAGGAAAACATACTGGTACTTTTGGCGATTATGGAATTTTTTCATTTAATGGAAATAAAATTATTACCACATCTGGTGGTGGTATGCTTGTATCTAACAATGTAGAGAAGATTGATAAGGCAAGGTTCTGGGCAACTCAAGCAAGAGACAGGGCTAGGCATTATCAACATAGTGAGCTGGGTTTTAATTATAGAATGAGTAATATTGTTGCTGGTATTGGTAGAGGACAGCTTAATGTATTAGACAAAAGAGTTGAGAAGAAGAAATACATTTTTGAATTCTATAAAAGAGAGCTTGGAGAGCTTGATGGTGTAGAAATGATGCCAGTCAATGAATGGGATGAGCCAAATTATTGGTTAAGCTGTATGATTCTAAGTGGTAAGGTTAGACCTTTGGAGATTATGGAGGCATTAGAGAAAGACAATATAGAGTCAAGGCCAATCTGGAAACCAATGCATATGCAACCTTTCTTTGCTGGTTATGATTTTATTGGTGATGGTGTATCTGAAAAATTGTTTGAGAATGGTGTTTGCTTGCCAAGTGATACGAAGATGGATGATGAGGATTTGAATAGGATTGTGAAGATAATTAAAGGGGTGTTTTAA
- a CDS encoding PIG-L deacetylase family protein, with protein sequence MKVLVIAAHPDDEVYGMGGTIAKLSAEANEVHVLIVTDGSTTQYKNSPKLNEIINKKKEEVKYANDVLGVTKVHFGELPDMRLDNTAHVEVNSVIENVIREVKPEVVYTHFYGDVNLDHQYVYKSTLVAIRPVPSQSVKELYCYRVPSSTEWAPQTVLDTFMPTVFVDISEYCFKKHEAIKLYETEIRNYPHPRSVEYVEKIDCATGLKCGIGTAEEFMLLRKIIL encoded by the coding sequence ATGAAAGTGCTTGTAATTGCAGCACATCCTGATGATGAAGTTTATGGAATGGGTGGGACAATAGCAAAGTTAAGCGCAGAAGCTAATGAAGTTCACGTTCTCATCGTAACGGATGGATCTACTACACAATATAAAAATAGTCCGAAGCTTAATGAGATAATTAATAAAAAGAAAGAAGAAGTAAAATATGCAAATGATGTTTTAGGTGTAACAAAAGTACATTTTGGAGAATTACCTGATATGCGTCTTGATAATACTGCTCATGTTGAAGTTAACAGTGTAATTGAAAATGTAATTCGAGAAGTAAAACCAGAGGTTGTATATACTCACTTTTATGGAGATGTAAATTTAGATCATCAATATGTATACAAATCTACACTTGTAGCTATTAGACCAGTACCTAGTCAATCAGTAAAAGAATTGTATTGTTATAGAGTACCATCTTCAACGGAATGGGCTCCACAAACTGTACTAGATACATTTATGCCTACAGTCTTTGTCGATATAAGTGAGTATTGTTTCAAAAAACATGAAGCCATTAAGCTATATGAAACTGAAATAAGGAACTATCCTCATCCTAGGTCAGTAGAATATGTTGAAAAAATTGATTGTGCAACGGGGTTAAAATGTGGTATAGGTACAGCGGAAGAGTTTATGTTGTTAAGAAAAATAATTTTATGA